In one Dreissena polymorpha isolate Duluth1 chromosome 7, UMN_Dpol_1.0, whole genome shotgun sequence genomic region, the following are encoded:
- the LOC127839898 gene encoding chromosome partition protein Smc-like, translating to MKAVAEDSNKFRSCYSSAYVTANQSVEGSPANVPVRQLIEIPVRSPNNQTEAGDVTSWASGSRTSSISSATNKGSFRTNMSFSHMQDSLSSDLHSEMDEIEMDLNNVSKRDLMGVYKDVVQERDKLKSTMIQCQDRASRRISELKNQIAMGQQAKIIELLKESKEQQAAMLTDKARVDQELRELQAQFQKLQSSLESKLQQQVQQAREMIEQLETDRQIAIAEVKQQVHDEDILRFRSQAQSLGQEYTQLKEHVDKMEKASTNHLEKARANQLAKARAIFKRLKAEKSEAIAKSESRLKEYENKMKVEKENLQKQGNDFQNMEREVNQLQTRLAQSEENFRKMNEQHIRTLLERSELGMLVRQMQAEADRQKEEYERPLGEAGHMSDACLAQLAAYHEKHEVEILTQHQTSLQEKAEEHAAHHQEVVNGYKAQIKAAIEDQARVFE from the coding sequence ATGAAAGCAGTCGCTGAAGACAGTAACAAGTTCAGAAGTTGTTATTCGTCCGCCTATGTTACGGCTAACCAGTCCGTAGAAGGTAGCCCGGCCAATGTACCTGTGAGACAGCTGATTGAGATCCCCGTCCGTTCACCGAACAATCAGACAGAGGCAGGTGATGTCACGTCTTGGGCCTCTGGTTCCCGCACTTCATCCATCAGCTCTGCGACAAATAAGGGCTCATTCCGCACCAACATGAGCTTCAGTCACATGCAGGACAGCCTCTCATCTGATCTTCACTCAGAGATGGATGAAATTGAGATGGACCTGAACAACGTCTCCAAGAGGGACCTGATGGGCGTATACAAAGACGTGGTACAAGAACGAGATAAGTTAAAGTCGACGATGATTCAGTGTCAAGACCGCGCTTCCCGACGTATCTCGGAGCTGAAAAATCAGATAGCCATGGGACAGCAGGCAAAGATAATAGAACTCCTGAAAGAGAGCAAAGAACAGCAGGCGGCTATGCTAACCGATAAAGCACGCGTTGACCAAGAATTAAGGGAGCTGCAAGCCCAGTTTCAAAAACTGCAGAGTTCCCTCGAGAGTAAGTTACAGCAGCAGGTACAACAGGCACGGGAGATGATAGAACAGttagagacagacagacagatagcaATTGCAGAGGTGAAGCAGCAAGTTCATGATGAAGACATCTTAAGATTTAGGTCACAGGCACAGTCACTCGGTCAGGAGTACACGCAACTGAAGGAACACGTTGACAAAATGGAGAAAGCTTCAACAAATCATTTGGAAAAAGCCCGTGCAAATCAGTTGGCGAAAGctcgtgcaatcttcaagcggTTAAAAGCAGAGAAGTCGGAGGCGATTGCTAAGAGTGAGTCGAGACTGAAGGAATATGAGAACAAAATGAAAGTGGAGAAGGAGAACCTGCAGAAACAGGGCAATGACTTCCAGAATATGGAACGAGAAGTTAACCAATTGCAAACGAGACTGGCACAAAGTGAGGAGAATTTCAGAAAGATGAATGAACAACACATCCGCACACTTCTGGAGAGAAGTGAGTTGGGTATGTTGGTCCGTCAGATGCAGGCTGAGGCCGATAGACAGAAGGAGGAGTACGAGAGACCGTTAGGCGAAGCTGGTCACATGTCAGATGCTTGTCTTGCCCAGTTGGCTGCGTACCATGAGAAACACGAAGTGGAGATCCTGACCCAGCATCAGACGAGTTTGCAGGAGAAGGCTGAAGAACATGCAGCACACCATCAGGAGGTAGTCAATGGATACAAGGCTCAGATAAAGGCTGCTATTGAAGACCAAGCGAGGGTCTTTGAGTAA
- the LOC127839899 gene encoding uncharacterized protein LOC127839899 has protein sequence MREEPAESTPVLPECVPVRKVLKPSVWTRLGNRMEEPMIKKRSSRCPLMGCTSDSRHLSRHVYQRHLPERFQLGNLANPAWQVARLRGLRWLPLQLVGDDQLGTLLDFAQKHDLRINAEALLAHWRVLLGLLKHIPRDRQVYFFNLDNQGTSSTVPAVAGLHVQIPDVEHQSAPTPAVVAVTEPAGSGTAHAVSNSLVKLGLPYYSDIRTILDADVGIRPQVEVDVVGGVLIYCDPETYPTSFPAQAGFGVAVGLHPRKAARFNPELYRHLKQLLRNERVVALGEVGLDRTEPSDTWGLQEEVLTGILELSSPCQPIILHIRDGEDRQSGVLYLECLELLNPNVARTQKVVLHCFTGAQEVVVSWCKAFPNCFFSYSGQARLFTEAQKQAVRRVPANRLLIETDSPYFRTAGARMCTLSFLGASPTLLRHIGMARSGTCAS, from the exons ATGAGGGAGGAACCAGCCGAATCGACACCAGTTTTGCCAGAGTGTGTGCCGGTGAGGAAAGTCCTGAAACCCTCAGTTTGGACCAGACTGGGTAATCGCATGGAAGAGCCCATGATAAAGAAACGATCGTCCCGTTGTCCGTTAATGGGATGTACGTCAGATTCTCGCCATTTAAGCCGACATGTCTACCAGAGGCATCTTCCTGAGCGATTTCAGCTAGGCAATTTGGCGAATCCGGCTTGGCAGGTAGCTAGGTTGCGAGGGCTTAGATGGCTCCCTCTACAGCTCGTCGGAGACGATCAGCTTGGTACCCTGCTAGACTTTGCCCAGAAACATGACTTACGAATCAACGCGGAG GCTCTTCTTGCCCATTGGCGTGTCCTTCTTGGTCTGCTGAAACACATTCCAAGGGATCGGCAAGTTTACTTCTTCAACCTGGACAATCAGGGTACCTCTAGTACCGTCCCGGCTGTGGCTGGGTTACATGTTCAAATACCCGACGTGGAGCATCAAAGTGCCCCAACACCCGCGGTTGTGGCGGTGACTGAACCTGCAGGAAGTGGAACGGCTCATGCTGTTTCTAAT TCTCTAGTGAAATTGGGTTTGCCGTATTACTCAGATATCCGGACCATTCTGGATGCAGATGTAGGGATCAGACCCCAAGTTGAAGTGGATGTGGTAGGAGGTGTCCTGATCTATTGTGACCCCGAGACCTACCCAACATCTTTCCCGGCTCAGGCTGGGTTTGGTGTCGCGGTGGGATTACATCCCCGGAAAGCAGCACGATTCAATCCTGAGCTCTACCGTCATTTAAAGCAGCTCCTGAGGAACGAAAGAGTAGTGGCACTGGGAGAAGTTGGGTTGGACCGAACCGAGCCATCAGATACTTGGGGGCTACAGGAGGAAGTTCTGACAGGGATACTAGAGTTGTCATCCCCTTGTCAACCAATCATCCTTCATATCCGGGATGGGGAGGATCGGCAGTCCGGAGTGCTGTATCTGGAATGTCTTGAATTGTTAAATCCCAATGTTGCTCGGACGCAGAAAGTGGTGCTGCATTGTTTCACCGGCGCGCAAGAGGTAGTGGTTAGCTGGTGTAAGGCGTTCCCTAATTGTTTCTTCAGTTACTCAGGACAAGCCCGGCTTTTCACGGAGGCGCAGAAACAGGCAGTACGGAGGGTCCCGGCGAACAGGCTGTTGATAGAAACTGACTCGCCATACTTTCGAACAGCTGGGGCTCGGATGTGCACTCTATCCTTTTTAGGGGCGTCGCCAACGTTATTGCGTCATATCGGGATGGCGAGGTCAGGGACGTGTGCCAGCTGA